One part of the Sciurus carolinensis chromosome 6, mSciCar1.2, whole genome shotgun sequence genome encodes these proteins:
- the Pura gene encoding transcriptional activator protein Pur-alpha has protein sequence MADRDSGSEQGGAALGSGGSLGHPGSGSGSGGGGGGGGGGGGSGGGGGGGAPGGLQHETQELASKRVDIQNKRFYLDVKQNAKGRFLKIAEVGAGGNKSRLTLSMSVAVEFRDYLGDFIEHYAQLGPSQPPDLAQAQDEPRRALKSEFLVRENRKYYMDLKENQRGRFLRIRQTVNRGPGLGSTQGQTIALPAQGLIEFRDALAKLIDDYGVEEEPAELPEGTSLTVDNKRFFFDVGSNKYGVFMRVSEVKPTYRNSITVPYKVWAKFGHTFCKYSEEMKKIQEKQREKRAACEQLHQQQQQQQEETAAATLLLQGEEEGEED, from the coding sequence ATGGCGGACCGAGACAGCGGCAGCGAGCAGGGTGGTGCGGCGCTGGGCTCGGGCGGCTCCCTGGGGCACCCGGGCTCGGGCTCGGGCTCCGGCGGGGGCGGTGGtggcggcgggggcggcggcggcagtggcggcggcggcggcggcggggcccCGGGGGGGCTGCAGCACGAGACGCAGGAGCTGGCCTCCAAGCGGGTGGACATCCAGAACAAGCGCTTCTACCTGGACGTGAAGCAGAACGCCAAGGGCCGCTTCCTGAAGATCGCAGAGGTGGGCGCGGGCGGCAACAAGAGCCGCCTCACTCTCTCCATGTCAGTGGCCGTGGAGTTCCGCGACTACCTGGGAGACTTCATCGAGCACTACGCGCAGCTGGGCCCCAGCCAGCCGCCCGACCTGGCCCAGGCGCAGGACGAGCCGCGCCGGGCACTCAAGAGCGAGTTCCTGGTGCGCGAGAATCGCAAGTACTACATGGATCTCAAGGAGAACCAGCGCGGCCGCTTCCTGCGCATCCGCCAGACGGTCAACCGGGGGCCCGGCCTGGGCTCCACGCagggccagaccattgcgctgcCCGCGCAGGGGCTCATCGAGTTCCGTGACGCTCTGGCCAAGCTCATCGACGACTATGGAGTGGAGGAGGAGCCGGCTGAGCTGCCCGAGGGCACCTCCTTGACTGTGGACAACAAGCGCTTCTTCTTCGATGTGGGCTCAAACAAGTACGGCGTGTTTATGCGAGTGAGTGAGGTGAAGCCCACCTACCGCAACTCCATCACCGTGCCCTACAAGGTGTGGGCCAAGTTTGGACACACCTTCTGCAAGTACTCGGAGGAGATGAAGAAGATTcaggagaagcagagggagaagcGGGCTGCCTGTGAGCAgctccaccagcagcagcagcagcagcaggaggagacCGCCGCTGCCACTCTGCTACTGCAGGgtgaagaagaaggggaagaagattGA